The DNA sequence GTCATTATGGTATTTTAAAATACGGAGTATTAAATATTAATAATAATGTTGTGGCATCGATCGATATATCTTATCGTAAAAAAATTACTAGAAATCATTCAGCTACACATTTATTAAATAGAGCTTTACGTGAAGTTTTCGGGGAAGATATAATACAAAAAGGTTCATTTATAAATTCCAAGAAAATTCGTTTTGATTTTAATTGCAATACACCAATACATTATCAAAATATTCAAAAAATTGAAAAAATTGTAAATAAAGAAATTTTAGAAAATACTTCTACAGAAATTAAATTAATGTCATTTAATAATGCAATTAATTTTGGGGCAATAAGATTATTTAATAAAAAATATGGTAAAAAAGTAAGAGTTGTATCAATTGGAAGATCTATTGAATTATGCGGAGGAACGCATGTTAAATATACAGGAGATATTGGATTATTTAAAATAGTTTCAGAAAATGGAGTTTCTTCTGGAATTAGACGCATTGAAGCAGTAACTGGTGATAGAGCATTATTAATAATGCAAAAATTAAGTAATATTTTTCATGAAATTACTATTGAATTAAAATTACCCCCAGAAGAACTAAAAAAATATATCATCGATATGAAAAATAATATTAAATTATTTGAAAGCGAATTATACAATTTTAGATTTCAGTTTATGTTAAATAAAATTAAAAATTTATTACCTAATGTAATTAATATTAATGGTATTAAAGTATTAATATCCACATTAGATAATGTTGATAATTTACCTATACATAAAATAGTACATGAGTTAAAAAATAAATTAAAATATACTATATTTTTTTTTGTTACTATTAAAGAAAAAAAAATTAATTTATTTGCTAGCGTTACTTCGGATTTAGTTAATAAAATAAAGGCTAATGAATTAATTAATTTTATTATAAAACAAATTGGGGGGAAAGGAGGGGGTAATTCAAATACAGCTCAAGGGATAGGAAATAAAAATAAAAATTTTAAATATATTACAAAAAATGTAATAAATTGGATAAAAAAAACAATTTAAATATATATAATAATAAAAATAAAAAGTAATTTCATAAAAAATATTTATAGAAATAAATTCTATTTTATATTAAGAAATAACTAAATTATCTTATATAATAATACAGAAGCAAGCTAGACAGTCGCTGGTTATTTGAATAAAAATCATAACGAGAGGAAGGTCCGGACTCCACAGAGCAAGATGGCGGCTAACAGCCGTCCGCCGAAAAACATAAGGCGAGGAATAGGACCACAGAGACGAGCGTATTTAAATTACGGTGAAACGCGGTAACCTCCATCTGGAGCAATTCCAAATAGTATGCATTGATGTTGCTCGCGGAGCGTACGGGTAGGGAGCTTGAGTGTTAAAGTAATTTAACATCTAGAAGAATGACTGTCATAACAAAAATTGTTAAAACAAAATCCGGCCTATAAGCTTGCTTCATTTTGAAAACTGAAATTAATAAAAAAGCTCAATATAAGTTATTAATATATCTTTTATTAAAAGATTTGATGAAAATGAATTATTTATAATTAATCGTTTTTCATTAAATTTTTTTAAAACATATAACAGTCTATATTGATCAGTTTTTTTAGCTAATTGATTTAATTTATTTTTATAATGAGGGTAATAACGATTAATATTAGTTATTTTTAATAAAAATAAATCATATATCCATCGTTGAATCAATTCAAAAATTATAAGAATAGGTATTTTTTGTAGTTTTTCGGAAATATTTAATGCGTATTCTATATCTGATTTTATCAAAAATTCTTTTAATTTATTAAGTAATAAATCATATTTTTTGTTTTTTGTATTATTAAATACTATTAATGGTCCTCCGCCTTGTTCAGATAATAAAATATCAGGATTAGAAATATTTTTTTGCTTAAGCCATTCTAATGATTCATTTTTATTAGGTGATTTTAATATAAATTTATAGCATCTAGATAAAATAGTCTTTAATAGGTTATCAATTTTATTACATAAAAGAATAAAAAAACTATTCAAAGGAGGTTCTTCTAACATTTTTAATAATGCATTAGCTGCATTATGATTCAATGTATCTGCCGGGTATAATAAAACAATACGTATTTTAGAATAATGACTAGAAGTATTTATAAAATTTGCTAATTCTCTAATTTGATCAATTTTAATTTCCTTAGAGTGATTATTTAAATTTTTATTTTTTTTATCATTATCTAATAATGATTGTTCAAATATTTCTGGATGTACATACCTGAAATCTGGGTGATTTTTTTTTAAAAACCAGATGCAAGAATTACATTTTTCGCAAATATAATTATTTTTATCAAAATTTTCACATAATAATGATTGTATAAAAATATCTATTAAATATTTTTTTCCAATTCCTTTTGCCCCATAAAATAATATAGCATGAGGTAAGGATAATCTTAATTTTTGTAATTTTTCCCAACTATCATATTGCCAAGGATAAAGTGCGTTATTTGTCATTATATATTATTCTTATGAAGAAAAGATAATAAAAATTTTTTCAATTGATTTTCAATTTTTATAATAGATTCATTTGAGTTAATTATTCTAAAACGTATAGGAAATTTTTTTGCGAGACGTAAATATTCTGTTCGCACAGAATTAAAAAAATCATTTTTTTTTACCTCAAATTTATCTAAAGATTTTGTTATACTTAACCTTTTTTTTGCTATCTCTAAAGGCAAATCAAATAATAATGTTAAATCTGGCTTTATATCTGGATGAACCCATTTTTCTAGTATTTTAATTTTATTTCGTAAAATTTTACGCCCTCCTCCTTGATACGCAAAACTTGAATCAGTAAAACGATCCGAAATAACACATATGCCTTTTTTTAATGCCGGTTTAATTACCTTTGCGATATGCTCACGTCTTGCGGCAAACATTAACAATGTCTCTGTTTCCGGATGCATTGGTTTATGTAATAATAAATTACGTAATATCTCTCCCAAGGGAGTTCCCCCAGGTTCTCTTGTAAAAATTACATTTATATTAAATGTTTTTAATAATTTTATAATATATTTGATATGTGTCGATTTTCCTGATCCATCAATGCCTTCAAAAGTAATAAATTTAGAAAAAAATTGGTAATTATATTTAATCTTCATTTTTTTATAAAATTTTAGAAATATTTTTTAATTTCTTTAAAAATTTATTAAATAAAAAATTAGTTCCAATATTTTTTATTTAATAAATTTAAATTTTTAAATAGATTATACTGTATAAAATTTTTTAATAAAATAGAAATTAATAAATTTGATAAAAAATTTTTTGTTATTAATAATTTTAAAAAGGTAAATTAAATTTATGAAAAAAAATATATTCTTCAATAAAAATTGGATTTTTTTACAAAATCAACTATTTTCTATATGCATTAAAAATAATATTAAAAATTTTTTTGTTCCTTTAACTAATTTGGGATTATTGGAGTTTAGTGGTCATGATGCTGCTTCTTTTTTACATAATCAGTTAACAAATAGCGTTAAGTATTTAAGTACTGAAAAAACACAATTAGCTGGTTATTGTTCATCAAAAGGTAAGTTGTTAGTCACTATGATTCTTTGGAAAATTGATAATAAAATTATACTTTTATTTCCATATGAATTATTATCATCATTTCAAAAAAAAATAAAAATTTTCATTTTACGTTCTAAGGTTAAATTCAAAGATATTACTCATAAACATCTTATATTTGGTTTAATTGGAAAAAAAATAGCATATTTTTT is a window from the Candidatus Profftella armatura (Diaphorina cf. continua) genome containing:
- a CDS encoding DNA polymerase III subunit delta' (catalyzes the DNA-template-directed extension of the 3'-end of a DNA strand; the delta' subunit seems to interact with the gamma subunit to transfer the beta subunit on the DNA) yields the protein MTNNALYPWQYDSWEKLQKLRLSLPHAILFYGAKGIGKKYLIDIFIQSLLCENFDKNNYICEKCNSCIWFLKKNHPDFRYVHPEIFEQSLLDNDKKNKNLNNHSKEIKIDQIRELANFINTSSHYSKIRIVLLYPADTLNHNAANALLKMLEEPPLNSFFILLCNKIDNLLKTILSRCYKFILKSPNKNESLEWLKQKNISNPDILLSEQGGGPLIVFNNTKNKKYDLLLNKLKEFLIKSDIEYALNISEKLQKIPILIIFELIQRWIYDLFLLKITNINRYYPHYKNKLNQLAKKTDQYRLLYVLKKFNEKRLIINNSFSSNLLIKDILITYIELFY
- the tmk gene encoding dTMP kinase, which translates into the protein MKIKYNYQFFSKFITFEGIDGSGKSTHIKYIIKLLKTFNINVIFTREPGGTPLGEILRNLLLHKPMHPETETLLMFAARREHIAKVIKPALKKGICVISDRFTDSSFAYQGGGRKILRNKIKILEKWVHPDIKPDLTLLFDLPLEIAKKRLSITKSLDKFEVKKNDFFNSVRTEYLRLAKKFPIRFRIINSNESIIKIENQLKKFLLSFLHKNNI